The Chitinophaga lutea genome contains the following window.
AAACTGACGACAACCGGAAGGCTTTGCTCAGGGTCAGGTCCTGGTTCCATTCCGGGTTGGAACGGGGCACGCTGTCCCAGCGGATAACCATGTTGGTATCGCTGAGGATGCCGGTTTGCAGGCCCACGAGGGAATTGAATATTTTAAAGGTAGAGGCCGGGAGGAAACGTTGTTTGGCGCGGTCGATGTTATACACCCTGAAGGTGCCCTGCCCGTTATCGAACAGCATAAAGCAGCCTTCCAGCTTGTGTTTGGTGAAATGTTTTTCCCAACTCTTCGCTTCTTTCACATTGTTGGGAGAGCAGGCGCTGAGCCAGATTGTGGCAGTCAGCAGCATCAGGCCGAACGTTTTCATCTGAGTTTTTTATGATTGATGTGCAAAAGTAAGCAAATAAAAAAGGAGCCTCCGGGTAAGAGCGCTCCTTTTTCAGGTATATTTTTTTCGTTTATGCGGTGGCGGTTGTTTTCAGTACGCCCAGCTCTTTACCCACCTTGGTGAAGGCGGCAATGGCTTTGTCGAGGTGTTCCTGGCTGTGGGCCGCGCTGAGCTGCACCCGGATGCGGGCCTGCCCTTTGGGCACCACGGGGTAAAAGAACCCGATCACGTAAATGCCTTCCTGCAGCAGCTTGTCGGCAAACTGCTGGCTGAGTTTGGCGTCGTAGAGCATTACCGGTACAATGGGATGGTCGCCGGGCTTGATATCGAAGCCGGCGGCGGTCATCTTGTCGCGGAAATAGCGGGTGTTAAACTCAAGTTTATCACGCAATTCGGTGGTTTCGCTGAGCATATCGAGCACGGCGATAGACGCGCCTACGATACTGGGGGCTACGGAGTTGGAGAACAGGTAGGGCCGGCTGCGCTGGCGCAGCATGTCGATGGTGGCTTTGCTGCCGCTGGTGAAACCGCCGGAAGCGCCGCCCAGGGCCTTGCCCAGGGTGCCGGTGATAATGTCCACCCGGCCCATTACACCACGGTATTCATGGGTGCCGCGGCCTGTTTTCCCAAGGAAGCCGGAAGAGTGGCTTTCGTCGCTCATTACGATAGCATCGTATTTATCCGCCAGGTCGCAGATTTTGTCGAGTTGCGCGATGGTGCCGTCCATGCTGAAGGAGCCGTCTGTCACGATAATCCGGCTGCGGGCGCCGGCCGCTTCCTTCAGTTTGGCTTCCAGGTCGGCCATGTTGTTATGTTCGTAGCGGAACCGCTGGGCTTTGCAAAGGCGCACGCCGTCGATGATGGAGGCGTGGTTGAGGGCATCGGAGATGATGGCGTCCTGTTCGCCGAAGAGGGGCTCGAATACCCCGCCGTTGGCGTCAAAGGCGGCCACGTAGAGGATGGTGTCTTCCGTGCCGAGGAATTTGGAGATTTTCTGCTCCAGCTCCCGGTGAATGTCCTGCGTACCGCAGATGAAGCGAACGCTGCTCATCCCGTAACCATGCGTGTCAATCGTTTCCTTGGCAGCGGCCACCACTTTAGGGTGGGACGACAGGCCCAGGTAGTTGTTGGCGCAAAGGTTAATAACGGTATTGCCGCCTACCGTAATTTCCGCTCCCTGCCCGGATGTGATAATCCGTTCGTTCTTGTACAAGCCGGCGGCTTCGATTTCATCCAGCTCCTCTTGTAATCTTTTGATGAAATTTTGATTCATATCAGGACGTATTTAGCTCAGTATAACAAAGTTAGGGTATTAAAAGTATCGAGGAATGTGATTGGCCCCTGTGGCAAATGCCTTAATTGTAAAAAGTTTGACGGATGTGTAACATTTATCTGCCGGTTTGCGTCATACGATTATCATAGACGGTGAGATAATGACGAAAAGTACTGTACGCTCGGTTTTCCGGTGATTTACCGGCGGCCGGTCGGGGATTTCTCCCTGCTCCACCCCAGTGTTTCTCTGCTGGTGGGAGCTTGCCCCATATCCGGCTTCCTAAGCGTGCTTTGAAGGTATTGTCAATGAGCTAATGACAATTCGCTGTGGGATCCCCTGCACTGGCAGGCAGATAATAGCGGTTTCATTAAAAAATGTCGGAAATTAGCACTTCAAAACACCTATCGCCCGGATGACGGAAAAGGAGTACAACAAATGCGTGGATCTGTATAGCGATAACCTCTTCCGGTTTATTGTGAAAAATCTTGAACATACGGAGGATGCCAGGGATGTGGTACAGAATGCGTTTGAAATATTATGGAAACATTGTAATGATGTGCCTTTTGAAAAGGCCAAGAGCTATCTTTTTACGGTAGCTTACCATAATATGATCGATCATGTGCGGAAGGTGAAAAGGGTGTCGCTGGTAGAAGAATTCAAAGAAGAGGCACGGGTTTCGGAGCAAAAAATCCATAACGCGCGCAGTATCATAGAAAAAGCCCTCAACAGGCTCAGCGATGTACAGAAGTCGCTGATACTGCTGAAAGATTACGAAGGTTACAGTTACGAGGAAATCGGGGAGATTATGCAGCTGAACCCCTCCCAGGTGAAGGTTTATCTGCACAGGGCACGGGCCCACCTCAAGGAATACCTGGTGAAGATGGAAAACGTGATTTAAATGAAAAAGGTATTCAAAATCAGCTAATTATGTCAATCGACATTCACATATCAAACTACGAAGAGTTCCTCTACAGTTATGTAGACGGGGAGTTGGATGCAGCAGCAACGGCAGCCCTGGAAGCATTCCTGGAAGCGCACCCGCAGATCAGGCAGGAGCTTGATTTGCTGATGGCCGCCCGCCTGACGCCCGATGAGGACATTCAGTTCGATGCCAAAGCCTCCCTTTACCGCGGCTCCACCATCGATCTGCAGAACTACGAACCGTTCCTGATCAATTATATCGACGGTGAGCTGACCGGTAGCGAAGCCGCCCAGGTAGAACGCTTCACCTCCGCCCATCCTGCCATTCAGAAAGAGCTGGATATCTGGAAGGCCACCCGCCTGCAACCGGATATGTCCATCCGTTTCGACGGCAAAGCAGCCCTTTACCGCCACTCCACCAACGTACGCCGGATGCGCCCCGCCTACTGGTGGGCCGCCGCTGCCGCCGTGGTGGCCGGTGCGCTCTTTTTCATTCTCCCCGCAGACCGTACCGTACCTGACCCGGCCATTGCAAAAGTGGAACCGTCACAGGCACCGACCCCGCAATCTGCCGGCCCCGCTGTGACGGAGCAGACGGCTCCTGAGGCAAACAGTACAGCGGAACAAACCGCCCCTGCTGCCGAAGCCTCCACCACTCCGAAAACCGTTCCGCAGCGAAATGCGGCCTCCGCCCCGCTGCTGGCCGACAACCGGCCTGCCAGAAAGGAGACCACCGAGCCGACAAAGGCTGCGGCGATGCACCTGACAAGCATTCCAACGGAATCTACCACATCGCAGACGGCTGTGGATGCCGGGTTGACCGCCGAAGTGCAGAAAGTTCCTGAACAGACCTCCACAACGGCCGCCAACCTTCCGCTTTCAGTGGCCAACCCACCAGAAGCGGCGCTGGCTACCGCTCCACCGCCGACCAACCCGCCAGGTGAGCTCATTATGTCGGTTACCGGCAACGGCATCGAAAGCAAGGTGCTGGATAAGGTGACCAATGTGGCACGATTGTTTGCAAGAAAAAGAAATAAATAACCGGCCGTAACCGGTGAATCACATAATTGATATGAAGCATAAAATTTTACTCACCTTGCTGGCCGTCACACTTGCTTTGGGCGCTTCCGCCCAACAGGCTGCGATAGATACCATACAGATCAAGGGACTGATTATTCTGAAAGGGAAAAACGCCCAGGGGAAAAATGTATTCAAGGCCTACCAGGATACAACGTATGCCCGCCAGAAGCTGAAAAAGAACCTGCATACCAAATGGCTGGTGGTAGACCTGGGCTTCAATAACTACCGCGACAGAAGCAATTACTCGGATGCCATGATCATGTCGCTGTACCCCGCCAACAGCTCATTGAACCAGGGTGCTCCCATCTTCACCCTGCCCACCGTCGAAAAAAGCTACGACTATTCCGGCCAGGCATTGAACAGGTTTGCGCCCCGCATGGCAAGCGAACCGCTGACGCAGGCCGAATTCAAGGTGATCACGGGCAAGTCCGTCAACTTCAATGTGTGGGTGATTATGCAACGGCTGAACCTCTATAAGCACAAGCTCAACCTGATATATGCCGCCGGCCTGGAAATGAATAATTACCGCTTCGCCCGCAATATCACATACATTCCGGGTTACCATCCTTCGGTTATCCGCGATTCGGTGGAGTTCTCCAAAAACAAACTGTTCGTGCAATACCTGACCATCCCCGTCATGCTGAATTATACCTCCAATCCCGCCCGCCCCGGCCGCTCCTTTAAAATGAGCATGGGCCTGTCAGGAGGTTACCTGCTGAAAGCCCGTACCAAACAGGTAAGCGAGGAAAGAGGCAAAATCAGGCGTGCAGACGACTTCAACCTGAATAAATGGCGCCTCGCGCTGACAGGGGAAGTGGGCTACGGGCCGGTTAAATTGTACAGCAATTTCGCCCTCACCCCCCTGCATGAATATGGGCTCGAGCAATATCCTTTTTCAGTCGGTTTTCGGTTTAATGGATTCTAACCTGTAACTTTGCAGTCCGTTCGCAGGGAAAATAAAACCCGGTAACCCCGGTAACAAAATCATGCTGCTATTTATCCTATATAAAACTGTACACACAAACAAATGAGTATGCGATCTATTTTGACCTTTCTTGTAGTGGTGTGTGGAATTGTGCTGATGCATGCAAGTGGAATAAAATTACCTGATAACCCAACTCCTTTCAACGCAAAGAGCGGGGCCGCAGAATTGGCGATCCCTGGCAGCAGCCCGAAATTACCGGCGCCGGAGGCCACCGAGGCGCTCGTTTATATGCCCGATAGCCTTTTCCAGTCGTACCGCGGAGATCATAACCTCTACGTGACCAACCACTATCATGTGTTGTACGTTAAAACCGACTCTTCATTCCTGACCCCGCAGGGGCCCGTGGTGAGAAGCCGCATAGTGGCCACCAACCTGCTGTATCGCTGATTTTAGCCGTTAATCCTCTCCAGTTGTAAAATATCATGGTTTCCCCCGGAATATCGCCCGGACATATTTATATTTGGAAACAATAATTTTTAAACCAACTGTATGAGAGTTATTAACCTGTTTCTATGCCTTTTGCTTGCAGGTTCGCTGCAGGTGTATGCCCAAAATAAACATGCATGGAAAGAAGCCACGTCGGGCGGTTACAAATACCGCTACGTATCCGGTGACCCCATGCAGGCCCGCTTTTACACCCTGAAAAACGGCCTGACGGTTATTCTGAGCGTCAATAAAAAGGATCCCCGCATTCAGACCCTGATCGGCGTGCGTGCCGGCAGCAACAGCGACCCGAAAGACCATACGGGGCTGGCCCACTACCTGGAGCACCTGCTGTTCAAAGGCACGCAAAAATACGGGTCGCTCGACTGGGCGAAGGAAAAACCTTACCTCGACCAGGTGGAGCAATTATATGATACCTACAATAAAACCACCGGAACCGAAAAACGCAAGGCGATCTACAAACAGATCGACAGTGTGTCTGGCGTTGCGGCGAAATACGCCATCGCCAACGAGTATGATAAAATGATGACGGGCATGGGTGCGCAGGGCACCAATGCGCATACCTGGGTGGAAGAAACGGTGTATGAAGAAGATATCCCCTCCACGGCTGTTGACAAGTTCCTGGCCGTTCAGGCGGAGCGCTTCCGCGACCCAGTGTTCCGTATCTTTCATACCGAACTGGAAGCAGTGTATGAAGAAAAGAACCGTGGCCTCGATAATGACGGCCGCAAGATGTACGAAACCATGCTGGCCACGCTGTTCCCCACCCACAATTACGGGCAGCAGTCTACCATCGGAACCGTCGAGCACCTGAAAAATCCTTCGCTGAAAGCCATCCGGAAGTTTTACAACGAATTCTACGTACCCAATAACATGGCCATCGTGTTTGCAGGGGATTTCGACCCGGACTATGTGATCAAACGCATCGACGACCAGTTTGGTTATATGAAAACCAAACCCGTCAACGAATACAAAGGCCCCGTTGAAAAACCGATCGCCGGCCCCATCGTGAAAGAAGTGTTCGGCCCCGATGCGGAAAACGTGAACATCGCCTACCGTATGCCCGGCGCGCTGGACACCAAAAACGCCGTCATTCTTACCGTATTGTCGCAGGTACTGTCCAACGGCAAGGCCGGCCTGCTCGACCTCAACCTCAACAAACAGCAGAAGCTCCTGGGCGCCGGTGTAAGCACCCTCCCCTGGAAAGATTATACCGTATTCGCCCTGAGCGGCAGGGCCAAACAGGGCCAGTCGCTCGACGAAGTGAAAGACCTGCTGCTCGCGCAACTGGACATTCTCCGCAAAGGGGATTTCGATGCCGGCCTTATCACCGCCATCGTCAACAACTTCAAGCTGTACGAAGTGCAGGGCCTGGAAAGCAACGGCAACCGCGCCAACAGCCTGATGGACGCTTTCATCAAACACAAGGGCGGCAACTGGCAGTACGATGTGGCGTACATCGACGATATGAGCAAAGTGACCAAAAAGGATATCGTGGATTTCGCCAACAAATACCTGGCGAACAACTATGTATTGCTGTACAAAAGAAAAGGGGAAGACAAGAGCATCGTTAAAGTCGACAAACCGCCGATCACACCGGTGGAAGTGAACCGCGATGCACAGTCGCGTTTCCTGAA
Protein-coding sequences here:
- a CDS encoding outer membrane beta-barrel protein, with protein sequence MKHKILLTLLAVTLALGASAQQAAIDTIQIKGLIILKGKNAQGKNVFKAYQDTTYARQKLKKNLHTKWLVVDLGFNNYRDRSNYSDAMIMSLYPANSSLNQGAPIFTLPTVEKSYDYSGQALNRFAPRMASEPLTQAEFKVITGKSVNFNVWVIMQRLNLYKHKLNLIYAAGLEMNNYRFARNITYIPGYHPSVIRDSVEFSKNKLFVQYLTIPVMLNYTSNPARPGRSFKMSMGLSGGYLLKARTKQVSEERGKIRRADDFNLNKWRLALTGEVGYGPVKLYSNFALTPLHEYGLEQYPFSVGFRFNGF
- a CDS encoding anti-sigma factor family protein; the protein is MSIDIHISNYEEFLYSYVDGELDAAATAALEAFLEAHPQIRQELDLLMAARLTPDEDIQFDAKASLYRGSTIDLQNYEPFLINYIDGELTGSEAAQVERFTSAHPAIQKELDIWKATRLQPDMSIRFDGKAALYRHSTNVRRMRPAYWWAAAAAVVAGALFFILPADRTVPDPAIAKVEPSQAPTPQSAGPAVTEQTAPEANSTAEQTAPAAEASTTPKTVPQRNAASAPLLADNRPARKETTEPTKAAAMHLTSIPTESTTSQTAVDAGLTAEVQKVPEQTSTTAANLPLSVANPPEAALATAPPPTNPPGELIMSVTGNGIESKVLDKVTNVARLFARKRNK
- the kbl gene encoding glycine C-acetyltransferase: MNQNFIKRLQEELDEIEAAGLYKNERIITSGQGAEITVGGNTVINLCANNYLGLSSHPKVVAAAKETIDTHGYGMSSVRFICGTQDIHRELEQKISKFLGTEDTILYVAAFDANGGVFEPLFGEQDAIISDALNHASIIDGVRLCKAQRFRYEHNNMADLEAKLKEAAGARSRIIVTDGSFSMDGTIAQLDKICDLADKYDAIVMSDESHSSGFLGKTGRGTHEYRGVMGRVDIITGTLGKALGGASGGFTSGSKATIDMLRQRSRPYLFSNSVAPSIVGASIAVLDMLSETTELRDKLEFNTRYFRDKMTAAGFDIKPGDHPIVPVMLYDAKLSQQFADKLLQEGIYVIGFFYPVVPKGQARIRVQLSAAHSQEHLDKAIAAFTKVGKELGVLKTTATA
- a CDS encoding M16 family metallopeptidase, translated to MRVINLFLCLLLAGSLQVYAQNKHAWKEATSGGYKYRYVSGDPMQARFYTLKNGLTVILSVNKKDPRIQTLIGVRAGSNSDPKDHTGLAHYLEHLLFKGTQKYGSLDWAKEKPYLDQVEQLYDTYNKTTGTEKRKAIYKQIDSVSGVAAKYAIANEYDKMMTGMGAQGTNAHTWVEETVYEEDIPSTAVDKFLAVQAERFRDPVFRIFHTELEAVYEEKNRGLDNDGRKMYETMLATLFPTHNYGQQSTIGTVEHLKNPSLKAIRKFYNEFYVPNNMAIVFAGDFDPDYVIKRIDDQFGYMKTKPVNEYKGPVEKPIAGPIVKEVFGPDAENVNIAYRMPGALDTKNAVILTVLSQVLSNGKAGLLDLNLNKQQKLLGAGVSTLPWKDYTVFALSGRAKQGQSLDEVKDLLLAQLDILRKGDFDAGLITAIVNNFKLYEVQGLESNGNRANSLMDAFIKHKGGNWQYDVAYIDDMSKVTKKDIVDFANKYLANNYVLLYKRKGEDKSIVKVDKPPITPVEVNRDAQSRFLKTVADMPETAVKPQWLDYNKDITKGKVGNTDLLYVQNKDNGLFRLYYRFDVGSWGNKKLPLAAQYLQYLGTDKYSSEEISKQFYNIACNFNVAPGAEETTISISGLQENFDKAVELFDHLINNCKADEQVLAGMKNRLQKARADNKLNKGQIMSGLRSYATYGAKNPFNNQLSNDELNALTAGELVDLLHALPTYKHTVIYYGPETLDKATAGIQRLHRLPAEFKATEGNKQFEKVQQAASKVLFADYDMVQAEVNWVRNGNLYDPSSTAVVNLFNNYFGGGMGSIVFQTIRESKALAYSTYAFYAAPNKKTDRYAVLAYVGSQADKMNEAIAGMNELLTVIPESEKAFETARSSMKKDIETERITQDGIIFSYLNAQKLGLDTDIRKNVYESIDGLKFSDVKKLHEQNIAGKPYSYCILASEKRVKLDDLKQYGEVQKVSLDEIFGY
- a CDS encoding RNA polymerase sigma factor, with translation MTEKEYNKCVDLYSDNLFRFIVKNLEHTEDARDVVQNAFEILWKHCNDVPFEKAKSYLFTVAYHNMIDHVRKVKRVSLVEEFKEEARVSEQKIHNARSIIEKALNRLSDVQKSLILLKDYEGYSYEEIGEIMQLNPSQVKVYLHRARAHLKEYLVKMENVI